Proteins from a genomic interval of Acanthopagrus latus isolate v.2019 chromosome 7, fAcaLat1.1, whole genome shotgun sequence:
- the sycp2 gene encoding synaptonemal complex protein 2 isoform X8 — protein sequence MAQVQASQLEKVIEGVLKSGDVQALDVFLQGYIHEGLSVKCSHQFLTKLDKLVSRSLDQKDSKLASLGFAILYKFGKNLKLPGDCEGLPALIAQGLLKKMVQWFEKCRQLWIQRGPQWDESLFNLSEDFFDAFMVVHESCKEGTHKITESFLYPVGQLAVDPRIYVLIQKEAIRKFNLILDKIPVELKQKRKILTSQEASDIMFKLAGHIMEGGDYDLQTALMEALCRMATPEQRKELADRWFSMQHVASAFVKIRDSEFETDCRKFLNLVNGMQGDRRRVYSYPCLEVYLDKYELLMPADEKLEEFWIDFNLGSHSISFYFSLAGEEAQEGQWETICINENEVKSYSVTACSLFPEKGKRHILHLKLSEVVVMGAVEGSTLTIHFSSSLDILQAARNVYGHIKNKGFVGKKGTSVAKTTIKVLMEENSSQVVPESQVSHGESEKSTAPYPLPAPSAPIQTVTPAKMKMSESTTFISSSGGGSVHSAHSLSVVMPSNTSAKVKAKLSLEMVRSCDKKGDCHLAELRTTDTPNTTLIGCMIEQSDTSLQSMVSKQASKNKESKYKKNIPLAKAADMVLAGQGEEEPIENSFVPDTQPRSSRNTSSNWSKLSVSEMLMMPTQKIISQPRPEPCSSLSQQQEHPFSAKRSSVPLHGPISQKQFHSELTKRLKPFLSKGKQDLAPQEPALPQRKMPENSEGSKDRSSLERCAPKEKQVQRNCLAKGKSKGQMSLEADAAPIKSPANASSTKAVQERRPANVKADTSKTFSNKENRDAELASSMVKLISRRYDSTAKHTAENIPQIWNLPLINSNRPIFNMSWSSTVKKEVSGAVSLNKSNNKTATSHTKQRKDIFAFAVDSPLSIRGKDKTFNSTSAISSSSFHDSSALPTTTKKGQPVAKEKRHVKKHLFSDTDTDYATEVSWLRESGRKPKPKVTKYSRQAPVKPKAVTPHTSYESPDLPPSPQKPLNGNTKPNKKKPDMERMEHLKTLKPAAAPKRPNAANRRPQRAAATAIKCYKDPDTDESHSESEKPPVSKAKNLPLFYSSSIDHLEHAEKTHEAGQVMKKKTAIHQPTKSYVKLERKHGSNQSELVSEPPPTSKGRIEKTYPQVKKRNSTSSRRQDSNMQSDLKKPSDLKQRPENVVPESSKFYKRNASPAQEQMNALKDPWAARQTSFHSCPRSIERIRSAERSAPTLGLTCSSLLTPRGSPLPASPEPPCEDTPSPILLLPKPRSTVSSKGHFKPSSFYSAEKKPSTTKTQSLQPGPTLPSLTPVGQTLAGPSAEEMSPIQQPSPLPSPLSLPTVPLLTSTLLELDKVSLPSPSQSPFPGDTDNHGCRYGFSKISSVSQVSLSMSSTKSSVVSVGVKDSPTAVSSIKAEKSPPSDPQHAQPIHISGPSRKRCISSSSNFEEDENGERKKSKIRGQRSPRMKPRKLFKSCKTFVEVSADSQVSQVLSSSHTVSSSHWEVGVGDEDMDMDEDSELPKPTVNPSNLCQQFSSDLKKKFENRYRMMEVYNKQSLKAVQQHVSLLNMQVTKYRTERLERVREVLSEEICKLEQDDTVLKNMEKDLAMHWKKQSVAFHAYKEQKIRRNETLSTALQSNVCHSVEYEERLFTSQMCLIRKDMKSVQDRLLSQMQEGEIQSVKSNLHALFFP from the exons ATGGCACAGGTTCAGGCCTCACAG CTGGAGAAAGTGATTGAGGGGGTGTTGAAGAGCGGGGATGTCCAAGCACTGGATGTGTTCCTGCAAGGGTACATACATGAAGGATTGTCCGTAAAGTGTTCCCATCAGTTTCTCACCAAATTGGATAAGCTTGTCAGCAGG AGTTTAGATCAAAAGGATTCCAAATTAGCCAGTTTGGGTTTTGCTATCCTGTACAAGTTTGGGAAAAACCTGAAACTACCTGGTGATTGTGAAGGTCTGCCAGCATTAATAGCTCAAGGCCTGCTCAAAAAG atgGTGCAGTGGTTTGAGAAATGCAGGCAGCTCTGGATCCAGCGTGGCCCGCAGTGGGATGAAAGCTTGTTCAACCTCTCTGAGGACTTCTTTGATGCCTTTATG GTGGTTCATGAGTCATGCAAAGAAG GGACACACAAAATCACGGAGTCCTTCCTGTATCCTGTTGGTCAGTTGGCAGTAGACCCCAGAATCTACGTCCTGATCCAAAAAGAG GCTATTCggaaatttaatttaattctggACAAAATCCCTGTGGAGCTCAAGCAAAAGAGGAAGATCCTAACATCACAGGAGGCCTCAGACATTAT GTTCAAGCTGGCTGGTCACATAATGGAGGGTGGTG ATTACGACTTGCAGACAGCCCTGATGGAGGCGTTGTGCAGAATGGCTACTCCTGAGCAGAGGAAGGAGCTGGCAGATCGATGGTTCAGCATGCAGCACGTGGCCAGTGCATTTGTCAAGATCCGTGATTCTGAGTTTGAGACG GATTGTCGCAAGTTTCTGAACTTGGTGAACGGCATGCAGGGTGACAGGAGAAG AGTGTATTCCTACCCTTGTTTGGAGGTGTATCTGGACAAGTATGAG CTGCTGATGCCCGCTGATGAGAAGCTGGAAGAATTTTGGATTGACTTCAACCTCGGGAGCCACAGCATCTCCTTTTACTTCTCTTTGGCTGGTGAAGAAGCACAG GAGGGCCAGTGGGAAACTATATGCATCAATGAGAATGAAGTCAAAAGCTACTCAGTCACAG CGTGTTCTTTATTTCCAGAGAAGGGCAAGAGGCACATCTTGCACTTAAAGCTGTCGGAGGTGGTGGTTATGGGTGCGGTGGAAGGATCAACTCTTACCATCCACTTCAGCTCCTCCCTGGACATCCTGCAGGCTGCTCGTAATGTCTAtggacacattaaaaacaaa GGCTTTGTGGGAAAGAAAGGCACATCTGTAGCGAAGACTACAATAAAAGTTCTAATGGAAGAGAACAGCTCCCAG GTTGTTCCAGAGAGTCAGGTGTCTCAtggtgaaagtgagaaaagcaCTGCCCCTTACCCTTTGCCTGCCCCGTCTGCACCTATCCAG ACGGTGACCCCAGCTAAAATGAAGATGTCAGAGTCCACCaccttcatcagcagcagcggaggaggaagTGTGCACAGTGCCCATTCCCTCTCTGTTGTGATGCCATCAA ATACATCAGCCAAGGTTAAAGCCAAGCTGTCTCTGGAGATGGTTCGTTCTTGTGATAAGAAGGGTGACTGTCACCTTGCAGAGCTAAGGACGACTGACACACCTAACACTACATTAATAGGTTGCATGATAGAGCAG AGTGATACATCTCTCCAGAGCATGGTCTCCAAACAGGCCAGTAAGAATAAAGAGAGCAAATATAAAAAG AACATACCACTGGCTAAAGCAGCAGATATGGTTCTAGCCGGACAGGGAGAAGAGGAGCCAATAG AAAATAGTTTTGTGCCTGATACCCAACccagaagcagcagaaacac ATCCTCTAACTGGAGCAAACTGTCAGTTTCTGAAATGCTAATGATGCCCACACAGAAAATCATTTCTCAGCCAAGACCTG AGCCCTGTTCAAGTTTGTCACAACAGCAGGAGCACCCGTTTTCAGCAAAGAGATCATCAGTTCCACTTCATGGCCCAATCAGCCAAAAGCAATTCCACTCTGAACTCACAAAGCGTCTGAAGCCGTTCCTCAGTAAGGGGAAGCAGGATCTTGCACCTCAGGAGCCTGCTCTACCCCAAAGAAAAATGCCTGAGAACAGTGAGGGCTCTAAAGACAGAAGCTCTCTGGAGCGATGTGCTCCTAAAGAGAAGCAGGTTCAAAGAAATTGCCTGGCCAAAGGGAAGAGCAAAGGCCAGATGTCACTGGAGGCTGATGCTGCTCCAATCAAATCTCCAGCCAATGCCTCCTCGACCAAAGCTGTGCAGGAGAGAAGACCAGCCAATGTAAAGGCTGATACAAGCAAGACCTTCTCAAACAAAGAGAAT AGAGATGCAGAGCTTGCAAGCAGCATGGTTAAGCTCATCTCCAGGCGGTATGATTCCACAGCGAAACATACAGCAGAAAATATCCCTCAGATCTGGAATCTTCCTTTGATCAACAG TAATAGGCCGATCTTCAACATGAGCTGGTCATCTACTGTTAAA AAAGAAGTATCTGGAGCTGTCAGcctaaataaatcaaacaacaaaactgcaacAAGCCATACAAAGCAGAG AAAAGATATTTTTGCATTCGCCGTTGATTCACCATTGAGTATTCGG GGAAAGGACAAAACCTTCAACAGCACTTCTGCCATATCGAGCAG TAGCTTCCATGACTCCTCAGCACTCCCCACTACAACCAAGAAAGGGCAACCTGTGGCAAAA GAAAAGCGACATGTGAAGAAACATTTGttcagtgacacagacacagactatGCCACAGAAGTCAGCTGGCTGAGGGAGTCGGGCAGGAAGCCTAAACCCAAAGTTACCAAATATTCCAGACAGGCACCTGTCAAGCCAAAAGCTGTGACACCTCATACTTCAT ATGAATCTCCAGATTTACCACCATCCCCTCAGAAACCTCTAAATGGCAATACCAAACCCAATAAG AAGAAGCCTGACATGGAGAGAATGGAGCACCTGAAGACACTgaagccagcagcagcacctaAGAGACCGAATGCAGCAAACAGGAGGcctcagagagctgcagccacCGCTATCAAGTGCTACAAGGACCCAGACACTGATGAGAGCCATTCAGAGTCAGAGAAGCCTCCTGTTTCAAAGGCAAAAAACCTCCCTctattttat tcctcctccatcgATCATCTGGAGCATGCTGAGAAAACTCATGAGGCTGGTCaagtgatgaagaaaaagacTGCCATCCATCAACCAACCAAAAGCTACGTGaagctggagagaaaacatgGCAGCAACCAGTCAGAGTTGGTGTCAGAGCCGCCACCCACTTCCAAG GGGAGAATTGAGAAGACCTATCCTCAGgtaaagaagagaaacagcacCTCATCAAGGAGACAGGACAGTAACATGCAGTCAGATCTGAAAAAGCCATCTGATCTCAAG cagaggccTGAGAACGTTGTTCCAGAAAGTTCAAAGTTCTATAAGAGAAATGCCTCCCCTGCCCAAGAACAGATGAACGCATTGAAGGATCCCTGGGCTGCTCGCCAGACTTCTTTTCATTCGTGCCCTCGTTCCATCGAGAGGATAAGAT CTGCTGAGAGGTCAGCCCCAACCTTGGGTTTgacctgctcctctctcctcaccccaCGGGGATCCCCACTCCCTGCCTCCCCCGAGCCTCCCTGCGAGGACACCCCTTCGCCAATCCTGCTGCTACCAAAACCTCGCTCTACAGTCAGCAGCAAAGGACACTTCAAGCCCTCCTCCTTCTACAGTGCAGAAAAGAAGCCCAGCACAACCAAGACTCAGTCCCTACAGCCTGGCCCCACTCTCCCCTCACTGACCCCCGTAGGTCAAACTCTAGCTGGACCTAGTGCAGAAGAG ATGAGTCCAATCCAGCAGCCCTCACCACTTCCATCTCCACTGTCTCTGCCCACTGTGCCCCTGTTGACATCTACACTGCTTGAGCTGGACAAGGTGTCCCTGCCCTCTCCTTCTCAGTCACCATTCCCTGGGGACACTGACAACCATGGCTGCCGTTACGGTTTTAGCAAAATTTCCTCAGTATCACAGGTTTCGCTGAGCATGTCATCCACCAAGTCATCAGTAGTCAGTGTAGGAGTTAAGGATAGCCCCACTGCTGTCTCATCTATCAAAGCAGAG AAATCACCACCTTCAGACCCACAGCATGCACAGCCTATTCATATCTCAG GACCCAGTCGCAAGCGCTGCATCTCCTCATCCAGCAATTTCGAGGAAGATGAAAACggagaaaggaagaagagcAAGATAAGGGGGCAGCGTTCGCCTCGGATGAAACCCAGGAAGTTGTTCAAGTCCTGTAAGACAT TCGTTGAGGTGTCTGCTGACAGCCAGGTGAGCCAGGTGTTGTCTTCTTCCCACACCGTGAGCTCCAGTCACTGGGAGGTTGGTGTCGGGGATGAAGACATGGACATGGATGAGGATTCAGAGTTGCCAAAACCTACTGTGAACCCGAGTAACTTGTGCCAGCAGTTCAGCTCTGATCTAAAGAAGAAGTTTGAG aaCCGTTATAGGATGATGGAGGTTTATAACAAGCAGTCTTTGAAGGCCGTGCAGCAACATGTCTCCTTGCTCAACATGCAAGTTACCAAATACAG AACTGAGAGACTTGAACGTGTTCGGGAGGTTCTCTCAGAAGAGATCTGTAAATTGGAGCAGGATGAtactgtgctgaaaaacatGGAGAAAGACCTGGCT ATGCACTGGAAAAAGCAGAGCGTGGCGTTCCATGCCTACAAAGAGCAGAAAATCAGGAG AAACGAGACCCTGTCCACAGCCCTCCAGAGTAACGTGTGTCACAGCGTGGAGTATGAGGAGAGACTATTCACGTCCCAG ATGTGCCTGATCAGAAAAGACATGAAGTCAGTCCAGGACAGACTCCTCAGTCAGATG CAAGAGGGGGAGATTCAGAGTGTGAAAAGCAATCTGCATGCTTtgtttttcccctga
- the sycp2 gene encoding synaptonemal complex protein 2 isoform X4 gives MAQVQASQLEKVIEGVLKSGDVQALDVFLQGYIHEGLSVKCSHQFLTKLDKLVSRSLDQKDSKLASLGFAILYKFGKNLKLPGDCEGLPALIAQGLLKKMVQWFEKCRQLWIQRGPQWDESLFNLSEDFFDAFMVVHESCKEGTHKITESFLYPVGQLAVDPRIYVLIQKEAIRKFNLILDKIPVELKQKRKILTSQEASDIMFKLAGHIMEGGDYDLQTALMEALCRMATPEQRKELADRWFSMQHVASAFVKIRDSEFETDCRKFLNLVNGMQGDRRRVYSYPCLEVYLDKYELLMPADEKLEEFWIDFNLGSHSISFYFSLAGEEAQEGQWETICINENEVKSYSVTACSLFPEKGKRHILHLKLSEVVVMGAVEGSTLTIHFSSSLDILQAARNVYGHIKNKGFVGKKGTSVAKTTIKVLMEENSSQVVPESQVSHGESEKSTAPYPLPAPSAPIQTVTPAKMKMSESTTFISSSGGGSVHSAHSLSVVMPSNTSAKVKAKLSLEMVRSCDKKGDCHLAELRTTDTPNTTLIGCMIEQSDTSLQSMVSKQASKNKESKYKKNIPLAKAADMVLAGQGEEEPIENSFVPDTQPRSSRNTSSNWSKLSVSEMLMMPTQKIISQPRPEPCSSLSQQQEHPFSAKRSSVPLHGPISQKQFHSELTKRLKPFLSKGKQDLAPQEPALPQRKMPENSEGSKDRSSLERCAPKEKQVQRNCLAKGKSKGQMSLEADAAPIKSPANASSTKAVQERRPANVKADTSKTFSNKENRDAELASSMVKLISRRYDSTAKHTAENIPQIWNLPLINSNRPIFNMSWSSTVKKEVSGAVSLNKSNNKTATSHTKQRKDIFAFAVDSPLSIRGKDKTFNSTSAISSSSFHDSSALPTTTKKGQPVAKEKRHVKKHLFSDTDTDYATEVSWLRESGRKPKPKVTKYSRQAPVKPKAVTPHTSYESPDLPPSPQKPLNGNTKPNKKKPDMERMEHLKTLKPAAAPKRPNAANRRPQRAAATAIKCYKDPDTDESHSESEKPPVSKAKNLPLFYSSSIDHLEHAEKTHEAGQVMKKKTAIHQPTKSYVKLERKHGSNQSELVSEPPPTSKKCFVGQQGRIEKTYPQVKKRNSTSSRRQDSNMQSDLKKPSDLKQQRPENVVPESSKFYKRNASPAQEQMNALKDPWAARQTSFHSCPRSIERIRSAERSAPTLGLTCSSLLTPRGSPLPASPEPPCEDTPSPILLLPKPRSTVSSKGHFKPSSFYSAEKKPSTTKTQSLQPGPTLPSLTPVGQTLAGPSAEEMSPIQQPSPLPSPLSLPTVPLLTSTLLELDKVSLPSPSQSPFPGDTDNHGCRYGFSKISSVSQVSLSMSSTKSSVVSVGVKDSPTAVSSIKAEKSPPSDPQHAQPIHISGPSRKRCISSSSNFEEDENGERKKSKIRGQRSPRMKPRKLFKSFVEVSADSQVSQVLSSSHTVSSSHWEVGVGDEDMDMDEDSELPKPTVNPSNLCQQFSSDLKKKFENRYRMMEVYNKQSLKAVQQHVSLLNMQVTKYRTERLERVREVLSEEICKLEQDDTVLKNMEKDLAMHWKKQSVAFHAYKEQKIRRNETLSTALQSNVCHSVEYEERLFTSQMCLIRKDMKSVQDRLLSQMQEGEIQSVKSNLHALFFP, from the exons ATGGCACAGGTTCAGGCCTCACAG CTGGAGAAAGTGATTGAGGGGGTGTTGAAGAGCGGGGATGTCCAAGCACTGGATGTGTTCCTGCAAGGGTACATACATGAAGGATTGTCCGTAAAGTGTTCCCATCAGTTTCTCACCAAATTGGATAAGCTTGTCAGCAGG AGTTTAGATCAAAAGGATTCCAAATTAGCCAGTTTGGGTTTTGCTATCCTGTACAAGTTTGGGAAAAACCTGAAACTACCTGGTGATTGTGAAGGTCTGCCAGCATTAATAGCTCAAGGCCTGCTCAAAAAG atgGTGCAGTGGTTTGAGAAATGCAGGCAGCTCTGGATCCAGCGTGGCCCGCAGTGGGATGAAAGCTTGTTCAACCTCTCTGAGGACTTCTTTGATGCCTTTATG GTGGTTCATGAGTCATGCAAAGAAG GGACACACAAAATCACGGAGTCCTTCCTGTATCCTGTTGGTCAGTTGGCAGTAGACCCCAGAATCTACGTCCTGATCCAAAAAGAG GCTATTCggaaatttaatttaattctggACAAAATCCCTGTGGAGCTCAAGCAAAAGAGGAAGATCCTAACATCACAGGAGGCCTCAGACATTAT GTTCAAGCTGGCTGGTCACATAATGGAGGGTGGTG ATTACGACTTGCAGACAGCCCTGATGGAGGCGTTGTGCAGAATGGCTACTCCTGAGCAGAGGAAGGAGCTGGCAGATCGATGGTTCAGCATGCAGCACGTGGCCAGTGCATTTGTCAAGATCCGTGATTCTGAGTTTGAGACG GATTGTCGCAAGTTTCTGAACTTGGTGAACGGCATGCAGGGTGACAGGAGAAG AGTGTATTCCTACCCTTGTTTGGAGGTGTATCTGGACAAGTATGAG CTGCTGATGCCCGCTGATGAGAAGCTGGAAGAATTTTGGATTGACTTCAACCTCGGGAGCCACAGCATCTCCTTTTACTTCTCTTTGGCTGGTGAAGAAGCACAG GAGGGCCAGTGGGAAACTATATGCATCAATGAGAATGAAGTCAAAAGCTACTCAGTCACAG CGTGTTCTTTATTTCCAGAGAAGGGCAAGAGGCACATCTTGCACTTAAAGCTGTCGGAGGTGGTGGTTATGGGTGCGGTGGAAGGATCAACTCTTACCATCCACTTCAGCTCCTCCCTGGACATCCTGCAGGCTGCTCGTAATGTCTAtggacacattaaaaacaaa GGCTTTGTGGGAAAGAAAGGCACATCTGTAGCGAAGACTACAATAAAAGTTCTAATGGAAGAGAACAGCTCCCAG GTTGTTCCAGAGAGTCAGGTGTCTCAtggtgaaagtgagaaaagcaCTGCCCCTTACCCTTTGCCTGCCCCGTCTGCACCTATCCAG ACGGTGACCCCAGCTAAAATGAAGATGTCAGAGTCCACCaccttcatcagcagcagcggaggaggaagTGTGCACAGTGCCCATTCCCTCTCTGTTGTGATGCCATCAA ATACATCAGCCAAGGTTAAAGCCAAGCTGTCTCTGGAGATGGTTCGTTCTTGTGATAAGAAGGGTGACTGTCACCTTGCAGAGCTAAGGACGACTGACACACCTAACACTACATTAATAGGTTGCATGATAGAGCAG AGTGATACATCTCTCCAGAGCATGGTCTCCAAACAGGCCAGTAAGAATAAAGAGAGCAAATATAAAAAG AACATACCACTGGCTAAAGCAGCAGATATGGTTCTAGCCGGACAGGGAGAAGAGGAGCCAATAG AAAATAGTTTTGTGCCTGATACCCAACccagaagcagcagaaacac ATCCTCTAACTGGAGCAAACTGTCAGTTTCTGAAATGCTAATGATGCCCACACAGAAAATCATTTCTCAGCCAAGACCTG AGCCCTGTTCAAGTTTGTCACAACAGCAGGAGCACCCGTTTTCAGCAAAGAGATCATCAGTTCCACTTCATGGCCCAATCAGCCAAAAGCAATTCCACTCTGAACTCACAAAGCGTCTGAAGCCGTTCCTCAGTAAGGGGAAGCAGGATCTTGCACCTCAGGAGCCTGCTCTACCCCAAAGAAAAATGCCTGAGAACAGTGAGGGCTCTAAAGACAGAAGCTCTCTGGAGCGATGTGCTCCTAAAGAGAAGCAGGTTCAAAGAAATTGCCTGGCCAAAGGGAAGAGCAAAGGCCAGATGTCACTGGAGGCTGATGCTGCTCCAATCAAATCTCCAGCCAATGCCTCCTCGACCAAAGCTGTGCAGGAGAGAAGACCAGCCAATGTAAAGGCTGATACAAGCAAGACCTTCTCAAACAAAGAGAAT AGAGATGCAGAGCTTGCAAGCAGCATGGTTAAGCTCATCTCCAGGCGGTATGATTCCACAGCGAAACATACAGCAGAAAATATCCCTCAGATCTGGAATCTTCCTTTGATCAACAG TAATAGGCCGATCTTCAACATGAGCTGGTCATCTACTGTTAAA AAAGAAGTATCTGGAGCTGTCAGcctaaataaatcaaacaacaaaactgcaacAAGCCATACAAAGCAGAG AAAAGATATTTTTGCATTCGCCGTTGATTCACCATTGAGTATTCGG GGAAAGGACAAAACCTTCAACAGCACTTCTGCCATATCGAGCAG TAGCTTCCATGACTCCTCAGCACTCCCCACTACAACCAAGAAAGGGCAACCTGTGGCAAAA GAAAAGCGACATGTGAAGAAACATTTGttcagtgacacagacacagactatGCCACAGAAGTCAGCTGGCTGAGGGAGTCGGGCAGGAAGCCTAAACCCAAAGTTACCAAATATTCCAGACAGGCACCTGTCAAGCCAAAAGCTGTGACACCTCATACTTCAT ATGAATCTCCAGATTTACCACCATCCCCTCAGAAACCTCTAAATGGCAATACCAAACCCAATAAG AAGAAGCCTGACATGGAGAGAATGGAGCACCTGAAGACACTgaagccagcagcagcacctaAGAGACCGAATGCAGCAAACAGGAGGcctcagagagctgcagccacCGCTATCAAGTGCTACAAGGACCCAGACACTGATGAGAGCCATTCAGAGTCAGAGAAGCCTCCTGTTTCAAAGGCAAAAAACCTCCCTctattttat tcctcctccatcgATCATCTGGAGCATGCTGAGAAAACTCATGAGGCTGGTCaagtgatgaagaaaaagacTGCCATCCATCAACCAACCAAAAGCTACGTGaagctggagagaaaacatgGCAGCAACCAGTCAGAGTTGGTGTCAGAGCCGCCACCCACTTCCAAG aaatgttttgttggcCAACAGGGGAGAATTGAGAAGACCTATCCTCAGgtaaagaagagaaacagcacCTCATCAAGGAGACAGGACAGTAACATGCAGTCAGATCTGAAAAAGCCATCTGATCTCAAG cagcagaggccTGAGAACGTTGTTCCAGAAAGTTCAAAGTTCTATAAGAGAAATGCCTCCCCTGCCCAAGAACAGATGAACGCATTGAAGGATCCCTGGGCTGCTCGCCAGACTTCTTTTCATTCGTGCCCTCGTTCCATCGAGAGGATAAGAT CTGCTGAGAGGTCAGCCCCAACCTTGGGTTTgacctgctcctctctcctcaccccaCGGGGATCCCCACTCCCTGCCTCCCCCGAGCCTCCCTGCGAGGACACCCCTTCGCCAATCCTGCTGCTACCAAAACCTCGCTCTACAGTCAGCAGCAAAGGACACTTCAAGCCCTCCTCCTTCTACAGTGCAGAAAAGAAGCCCAGCACAACCAAGACTCAGTCCCTACAGCCTGGCCCCACTCTCCCCTCACTGACCCCCGTAGGTCAAACTCTAGCTGGACCTAGTGCAGAAGAG ATGAGTCCAATCCAGCAGCCCTCACCACTTCCATCTCCACTGTCTCTGCCCACTGTGCCCCTGTTGACATCTACACTGCTTGAGCTGGACAAGGTGTCCCTGCCCTCTCCTTCTCAGTCACCATTCCCTGGGGACACTGACAACCATGGCTGCCGTTACGGTTTTAGCAAAATTTCCTCAGTATCACAGGTTTCGCTGAGCATGTCATCCACCAAGTCATCAGTAGTCAGTGTAGGAGTTAAGGATAGCCCCACTGCTGTCTCATCTATCAAAGCAGAG AAATCACCACCTTCAGACCCACAGCATGCACAGCCTATTCATATCTCAG GACCCAGTCGCAAGCGCTGCATCTCCTCATCCAGCAATTTCGAGGAAGATGAAAACggagaaaggaagaagagcAAGATAAGGGGGCAGCGTTCGCCTCGGATGAAACCCAGGAAGTTGTTCAAGTCCT TCGTTGAGGTGTCTGCTGACAGCCAGGTGAGCCAGGTGTTGTCTTCTTCCCACACCGTGAGCTCCAGTCACTGGGAGGTTGGTGTCGGGGATGAAGACATGGACATGGATGAGGATTCAGAGTTGCCAAAACCTACTGTGAACCCGAGTAACTTGTGCCAGCAGTTCAGCTCTGATCTAAAGAAGAAGTTTGAG aaCCGTTATAGGATGATGGAGGTTTATAACAAGCAGTCTTTGAAGGCCGTGCAGCAACATGTCTCCTTGCTCAACATGCAAGTTACCAAATACAG AACTGAGAGACTTGAACGTGTTCGGGAGGTTCTCTCAGAAGAGATCTGTAAATTGGAGCAGGATGAtactgtgctgaaaaacatGGAGAAAGACCTGGCT ATGCACTGGAAAAAGCAGAGCGTGGCGTTCCATGCCTACAAAGAGCAGAAAATCAGGAG AAACGAGACCCTGTCCACAGCCCTCCAGAGTAACGTGTGTCACAGCGTGGAGTATGAGGAGAGACTATTCACGTCCCAG ATGTGCCTGATCAGAAAAGACATGAAGTCAGTCCAGGACAGACTCCTCAGTCAGATG CAAGAGGGGGAGATTCAGAGTGTGAAAAGCAATCTGCATGCTTtgtttttcccctga